A window from Drosophila miranda strain MSH22 chromosome Y unlocalized genomic scaffold, D.miranda_PacBio2.1 Contig_Y2_pilon, whole genome shotgun sequence encodes these proteins:
- the LOC117192403 gene encoding uncharacterized protein LOC117192403: protein MSDLVGTEEFSAAQLREWLESLNLPKGGSKAAMAARLNEIPVELRGQGPPAAETCENEREDEAAADQDSTKSERKEKNEKAPQAPGHNNYHGEYRAEVEMLKLQIELLKLQSEREKEGRGENTTPAASNDAGVMLLNAAKDMLPTYHGNISGNNDDVTTWIAQFKAVAKVNKLKDEKLLMLLMSKLKDKALVWLHSSPEHMSLPIDQLLNVMEDTFHPKESKLLLRRKFESRSWARGEEFSMYFNAKVSLASRIVIDDEEFIDGVIEGIPDVGLRRQAHMQCFGAPYQLLKAFEKIMLPKKYGSTEGANTGASPTPIRCYNCNSLGHVAGECRKPKRERGACYGCGSMSHQVSHCDEKKYKIASSTQGAQ from the exons ATGTCGGACTTGGTCGGCACGGAGGAGTTCTCGGCCGCCCAGCTGCGCGAATGGCTGGAGTCCCTCAATCTAccaaaaggtggaagcaaagcTGCCATGGCAGCGAGACTTAACGAAATACCAGTAGAGCTGCGGGGACAGGGACCACCGGCAGCCGAAACATGCGAGAACGAGAGGGAAGATGAGGCGGCCGCAGATCAAGACTCGACGAAGAGCGAACGCAAAGAGAAGAACGAAAAAGCACCGCAAGCGCCTGGGCACAACAACTACCATGGCGAATATCGAGCAGAGGTTGAAATGTTAAAACTGCAAAtcgagctgctgaagctgcagagcgagagggagaaggAAGGGAGAGGAGAGAACACAACACCAGCCGCCAGCAATGACGCTGGCGTCATGTTGCTAAATGCCGCCAAAGACATGTTGCCAACATATCATGGCAACATTTCTGGAAACAACGATGACGTCACAACTTGGATCGCGCAGTTTAAGGCCGTCGCAAAAGTGAACAAACTGAAGGATGAGAAGCTACTAATGCTGCTAATGTCGAAGCTTAAGGACAAAGCATTGGTGTGGCTGCATTCGAGTCCGGAGCACATGTCGCTGCCAATCGATCAATTGTTGAACGTCATGGAAGACACTTTCCATCCCAAGGAAAGCAAACTGTTGCTCCGTCGCAAGTTCGAGTCCCGTTCATGGGCACGTGGCGAGGAGTTCTCGATGTACTTCAACGCCAAAGTGTCGCTGGCATCCCGCATAGTCATTGACGACGAGGAGTTTATTGACGGAGTCATCGAAGGTATCCCAGATGTAGGCCTGCGTAGGCAAGCCCACATGCAATGCTTTGGCGCTCCATATCAACTACTCAAGGCGTTCGAGAAGATCATGCTGCCAAAGAAGTACGGTTCAACTGAAGGGGCAAACACTGGAGCCTCGCCAACACCCATTCGCTGCTACAACTGCAACTCTTTGGGCCACGTGGCAGGGGAGTGCCGCAAGCCCAAGCGCGAAAGAGGAGCGTGCTACGGATGCGGCAGCATGAGTCACCAGGTGTCACACTGTGACGAAAAGAAGTACAAG ATTGCCTCATCGACTCAGGGAGCCCAATAA